CGCAACGCCGTAACCCATCTCAGCGTGGGGCGCATCATTACCTCAAAGATTGAGCACCATGCAGTACTTCATGCAGTGGAACGCATGGAAACGGAATTCGGGACAGCGATTGATTTCGTGAAAATTCTTCCCGATGGCAGTGTCGACCTCAACCATCTTGAGGCATTGCTGTCGCAGGAAATCTCTACTTTGGTGTCACTGATGCACGTCAATAATGAGACCGGGGTAATCACCGACATTGCAGCGGTTGCCGAAATCTCGAAGCGACATGGGGCTTTTTTTCATTCTGATACGGTGCAGTCGATCGGGAAAATTGAAATTGACCTGCAACAAATCCCAGTCGATTTTTTGGTTGCCAGTGCACACAAATTCCACGGACCCAAAGGCATCGGTTTTGCATTCATCCGCAAGGGACTTTCCATAAACCCGGTATTTTTCGGTGGAGAACAGGAAAAAGGCCTGCGCCCTGGAACTGAATCGGTACACAATATTGCTGGTATGGCCAGGGCGTTCGAATTGTCATATGCCCATCTTAAGGAAGAGTCAAACCATATCAATGACTTAAAGCAATATGCCGTGCGTAGGTTGTCAGCACAGTTTCCGCAGATGAAAATCAACGGTAATCCCGACGCCACCTTATACAACATCATCAATGTGTTGCTGCCTTTTTCACCCGAGAAGACTTCGATGATCCTTTTCAACCTCGACATCAAAGGGATTGCGGTGTCACGTGGCAGCGCCTGCCAGTCCGGCAGCCCGAAGCCGTCGCACGTACTTGCTGAAATGCTGGAAGCGGCCGATCTCGAGAAACCAAGCCTGAGGATTTCCTTCAGCCATTACAATACCATCGAGGACATCGACGAATTGGTGAATGCACTCCAGCTGATTTAGTTGCGTTTTTGGAAAAAAGTATTATGTTTGCGCAAAACAATTAAAACATAAACCATGAAGAATTTTTTACTGTCTGCAGTAATTTTTTGCGGACTTACTACTGTGGCTTCAGCGCAGGCTAAGGGCGATTTTGAAATGGCCGTTGGTGTCGGTGTGAACTTCTCGACGGTTCAGGATGCCAATCTGCAGGCGGATACCGGCACCGGATTTAATTTTTCCGTTGGAGGTGACTATTATTTTTCAGACCGATGGAGTCTGAAGGCAAAATTGTATTACGACCAGAAGGGCTGGGATGGCGGATTTTTCACTGACGCCAATGGAGATACTTTCCCTGCAGACTACAATGTTAACTACCTTACGGTACCGGTGATGGCCAACTGGCATTTTGGAAAAAAGCGCAATTGGTACCTTAATTTTGGTCCGTACGCAGGTTTTTTAATGAGCGCCAAAGAAAGTTCGGCTGATACCGACGTTAAGGATTTCTTTAAAAGCAGTGATTTCGGACTGGCTTTGGGTATTGGTGTAAAAATACCGGTATCAGACAAGATGAAAATCTTCATCGAGTACGATGAACAGGCTGGTTTGAGCGACATCGCAAAAAACAACGACGGATCAGCGATACGCAACGACCGGGGAAGCTTCAACGTGGGGCTGAACTTTATGCTCAAATAGATAGAATAGCTTACAGCAAAAGAAATCCCGCAAACGCGGGATTTTTTATTTTACCAGCACCAGGTATTCCCAGGGAGCCAACTTGAATACGTCTGCGCCGGCGAGCGTCACTTTGTTTCCGGAAAAAAGTTCGGTATAACTGCCTTTCTGGTATTTCGAATCCAGCGTCGCCGTTGCCGGTTTGCTACTGTAATTGACTATCGCGATCACCCTGTCTTTTCCCTGCGTCCTCGAAAAAGAAATGACCTGCTCAGGCTTGTCATTGAATATCCGGATCATCACCCCGCCTTCGTTGCCATTCCATAGTGCACGGTTGCTGTGCTTCAGCGCAAAGAGTTTGGTGTACAACGGCGCATATGGGAATGCCGACCAATTGATCTCATCCTTATCAAAAAATTTAAGCGAACGCGACAACCCCGCTTCCTGTCCGCCATACACCAGCGGCATACCATTGATCGTGGCGCAAAGCACCATCGAGGCTTTCAGTCCATCTCCGAAATTGGCAACCATATTTCCATTCCAGGAATTCATGTCGTGGTTGTCGGTAAAAAGCATGCGGTAGCCGTTTCGGGGGAACGTGCTCACATCATGCGCCATGTATTCTACAAGTCCGGCGCTGCCTTTCTTATCCTTTGTCACCGCGGTCATTTTCTCAAACAGCGTCCATGAATAGGTCATATCGAATGCTTTCTTATGCAAATCGCGCGATTCCCATTCGGCCAGCATAAACACGGGTTTGATGGCATCGAGTTCGGCGCGCGCGTTGTCCCAGAAATCGGTTGGCACAAAACCGGCCGTATCGCAGCGATACCCGTCGATATTAAAATCTCTGACCCAATGCACCAATGCACCGGTCATGTATTTGCGAAGTTCGGGTTTGTCATAATCGAAATCAATCACGTCATCCCAATCATACCAGGGCGTGGGCTGGAAGTGGCCTTCCGGTGTCTTGGTATACCAGTCAGGATGCTGTTTCGCCAACGGATTGTCCCATGACGAATGATTCGCAACCCAATCGATGATGATGTGCATTCCCATCGCGTGTATGCTGTCGACCAGGCGCCTGAAATCGGCCGCAGTGCCAAACTCAGGATTGACACCGAAATAGTCCTTAACGGAATATTCGCTGCCCAGTGTACCCTTGCGTTTTTCCACGCCTATCGGATGTATCGGCATCAGCCAGATGATGTCGATTCCCATCGCTTTCAGCCTGGGCAGGTGCGATTCGAATGCTTTGAACGTCCCTTCATGGGTGTACTGGCGGATATTCACTTCATAAATCGTGGCATTTTTTGACCAGTCCGGGTGTTTGACTTCCACGTATTCCTTCGGCTCATAAACCGACAGGTCGTTCCCTTTTTCAGGCTTTTTTTCCGGGACGTGGTTGCAGCTGCCCAGGGAAAGTGCAGCCAGCAATCCGATTGATTTGTAGAATGGCTTCATCAGAATTTTCGTTTTTCGGCTTAAAGATATGAAAATGAACTAAAAAGCCTCTGCTGACGATTTGAAAAAAAAGGGGAAATCCTGAAGGACTAAATATACGTCAGCTCACTTCTTTTTCTTCCAGTTTGCCTGCATCGCAGCGTACGATTTTTTCGAAATCCCTGATTTCCGTTTGCTTCTCGAAATACCCTTCTTGCGGCGCGCGTTGATGTTGTTGACGAGCGAGTTTTTGACGCCGAGCCGGTTTTTTTTCCGGCTGTGTTTCCGCGCTTTTTTTATCCTTCTTTTCATGGCTGTGGTTTTTACCGAAATTAGGGCATTTTGAATGCGGCGCTTTACAGCTTTCCCATTTTAATTTACAGGCTGACGGGCCGCCAATTGCAAAAAAAAATCCGTACACATGGTACGGATTTTTGTGACTGATTCGGACTTATGCCTCATTTCCGGGCTGTGCTTTTCCATCCCGCGTTTTGGTGTCGTCCCTGGCATCCATCATTTCCATGAGTTTCATCCCCAGCAGTCCGCTGATCGAACCGTCGGTACCGTTGTTGCCTGAAATCAGGACGTCCGGAATGACCTTGATTTTTCCTTTCCCGATCTCTTCGGTGATTTTATATTTTGTAAAATTGTCGCCGCCCATCGCTGAAACCTGTAACTGATAAGCTTCGGCGGTCGATTTTCCGATGGCCATGATTTTCTCGGCTTCGGCCAGACCGGTTTTGGAGATCTTTTCCGCTTCGGCGCTGGCGTTTAGTTTTGTCGCCTCCGCTTGCGCACCGGCCCGCGCCTTGGTGGCTTCGGCTTCTGCATTGGCCCGCATTTTTGTCGCTTCGGCTTCAGCGTTTACACTGAGCTTGAGGCTGGTCGCATCACCTTCCGCTTTTTTAACGGTGGCGTCGGCAGTCCTTTGCGCAATTTCGACACTTTGAGAAGCGCGCACGATTTCCTTCTGCATGTCTGCAATGGCCGTTTCTTTTTCTACACCCTGCCTTTGTTCCTGCGCCATCCTCTGAGTCTGGTAAGTTTTCTGCTCTTCTTCGGCAATCTTACGATCGGTCAGCGTTTTCATCAGTGATTCAGGCGGAACGATGTCACCAATTAACGTATCCACAGCGTTTACGTTGTATTCATCCAACACCAGCTTGATGTGGTTCTTGGCTGATTCCTGGCGCTCTTTTCTGGTCGACAGGAACGAAATCACATCACTGTCCTGGGCCGAGTTCCGGAAGTAGTTTCCGATAGTGGGTTCTAAAACCTGTGACACGAGGTTGTTCATGCTTCCGAAACGCGCGATGACTTTTGGTGCCTCGTTGGCCGGTACGTGGATGATCTGCGCCACGTCAAGGTTGAATGGGAAACCGTCTTTCGAACGTACCGTAATGGTCGACAGGTTCTTGTCCAGGTTATGCGATTCGCTGCGCGCGTTGGCCCAGTTCAGTACCAGATTCGTGGTAGGCACCGGCTCGAGCTTGGTTGTGTATTTGTTCAATGCGTATTTTCCGGGACCCAGCGGCTCCATCCACACGCCGCGTTGTCCTTTTGAAACGATATTTCCGTGCTTGAAGCTGTCGCCGGTAACGTCTTTGCCATCTTCACCGATATAGGAAATCACAACACCGACATAACCGATAGGCACGTCTGTCATCGGATTTTGTTCTATCAGCACGGCCCAGGGATTGATGTAGTACGAACCGGCCAGCATTATTTGTGGCTGGAGGCCGCGGTTTCCGCCGAGCTCGAGGAACTTGTCGAAATCCTGGAAATTGTTGTGCCCATCGATGTATTTACCGGCAATTTGCCCTTGAGGGATCGGTTCGCCGTCCAGGGCAGTTACAATCCCGATCATGTTTTCGAAAATCTTGATCTGGTCGGACACGATGATTTCGAACAGGAAGGTGTTAATCCGATAAGATCCCGTGGTGATGAACGCCGTTTGCCGCCCTTTTTGTCCGGAATTGTTCAGGAAGGCAGTCGCGTCCTGGAAATTGTCGCAATCGACTTTTCTCGCCAGGATGTGCCCGGTCGGGATTTCTTCACCATCTTTACTCAGCACCAGCCCGATTTTACCTTCAGGAATAATGGTAAACGCGGTCATGTCGACGCTGTATTGCCAGATCCACATGCCCCAATAAAGTCCAGGTGCGAGCGTTTTAGCCTGAAAACCGGCTTCGCCTTTGGTGGCGATGATGCGGCCGTCAGGCAAGGATTTTTCAGCTCCGAAAAGCACGAATTTTTTGGTTACAAGACCAATCTTGTCTTCAGGCACGATGACCATACCGAAGAACACGCGAAGTACAAATTTGTACATAAGAATACCCAGCAGGATCAGGAGCACCCACCAGTAAGAAGCAAGCATTGTTGTCATTTTGTTTTACATTTTGGAGATGTAAAATTACTAAGGATTTAAGAAAATAGTTAGAGGATTTCAGGGATTAACGTTGCATCGTTTGTTTATGTTGATTTTGATGGGAAAAGCTTCAGGAATTGAGGACTTTTTGTTTAAAAGCGGCAGTTTTGTTAAAAATCGTATTGTCGCCGGAACCTGAGCGAACTGACCGAAATGTCTCTTAAAAAACACGCTCGCTACCCTGGTGTTTTGGCCAAAAAAAAAACCGCCCCAAAGGACGGTCTATTCTTAAATCTATTTGTGCAATCCGCGTCTACAAATGGATCACTTCATCATAAGCCGCCGCAGCCGCTTCCATAATTGCCTCACTCATGGTCGGGTGGGGGTGTATGGATTTGATGATTTCATGACCTGTAGTTTCGAGTTTCCGGGCTACGACCGCTTCGGCAATCATGTCAGTAACGCCGGCACCAATCATGTGGCAACCCAGCCATTCGCCGTATCTGGCATCGAAGATTACCTTTACGAAACCATCAGCAGCACCGGCAGCTTTTGCTTTTCCGGAGGCAGAAAATGGGAACTTGCCGATTTTGAGTTCGTATCCTTTCTCTTTAGCCTGTTTTTCGGTCATCCCCACGGAAGCGATTTCAGGTGCGGCATAAGTACAGCCCGGGATGTTTCCGTAGTCGATCTTATCAACATGGAGGCCCGCAATTTTCTCAACGCACGTAATTCCTTCTGCGGAAGCGACGTGAGCCAGCGCAGGTCCGGGAACTACATCGCCGATTGCATAATACCCGGGAATATTCGTCTGATAGAAATCGTTTACAAGGATCTTGTCACGATCGGTAGCGATGCCCACTTCTTCGAGTCCGATGTTTTCAATATTGGATTTGATTCCGACAGCAGAAAGCACAATATCGGCTTCGAGTATTTCTTCCCCTTTAGCTGTCTTAACTGTTGCTTTGACGCCATTGCCACTGATGTCCACTTTTTCAACGGATGCATTGGTCATGATTTTCACGCCGGCTTTCTTCATCGAGCGTTCCATTTGTTTGGACACTTCCTCGTCCTCCAATGGGACTATGTTCGGAAGGAATTCCACAATCGTAACGTCTGTTCCCATCGAATTGTAGAAATGTGCAAATTCTACCCCGATTGCACCGGAACCCACGACAATCATGGATTTAGGCTGTTCCGGTAAGGTCATCGCCTGACGGTAACCGATCACTTTCTCGCCGTCCTGCGGCAGGTTAGGCAGTTCACGCGAGCGTGCACCTGTAGCGATGATGATATGGTCGGCTGAATATTCCGTCACAGTCCCATTGTTGTCCACGGCGACCTTTTTGCCCGGCTTGATTTTTCCGGCCCCTTCGATCACATCAATCTTATTCTTTTTCATCAGGAACTGCACACCCTTACTCATGCCGTCGGCCACACCACGCGAACGGGAGATCACCGCGTTGAAATCCTTATCGTATTCCTTAATGGTCAGTCCGTAGTCAGAAGCATGTTTAAGGTAATCAAATACCTGTGCCGATTTCAACAGGGCTTTCGTCGGGATACATCCCCAATTCAGGCAGATCCCGCCGAGACTTTCCTTTTCGATCACAGCAACCTTAAATCCGAGTTGCGAAGCCCTGATGGCCGTAACGTAGCCACCGGGACCACTTCCTAAAACTATAATATCGTATTTCATTATGTATATTTTGCGGTTTAAAATTTGTGTACGAAAGTAAGTATTTATTTGGTTATTGTAAAATGTTTGCGCCAATTGGTGCTGCAAAAAACTACTCCAGGATATTCTTGTTGGTGCCTTTAACCTGATGGGAAATCACGGCCTTTTGTGCCGCAACGCGCATTACAAGCCTTTCGTCGGTGATTTTATCTCCAAGCTTGATCTGCGTAAGATCATTTTTTGTGTCATGCCACAACACGGCGCGCTGCCGGACCCTGTCGTTCGTGTTGCTGTTCATGAGCAGGTAGGCTATGTCGTTTGAAGCATATAGGTAGATGGCCTCTCCGCCATCCTTACCGCCATAATCCAGCCCTAGGCCGATGCGGTCCTCATCATCCGCAAATCCGAAGCCGCCGCGTTCATCGCCGGTGTTGTCATTAATGATATAGGACCAGCCTGCCGAATTCCGGTCTTCGAGTTTCCCGCCAATCTGCAATTTTCCATCTTTACCCATGAATAAGCGGTCGGTGCCGGTGCTGTCCACAAAAACCAATCCTGACATCGCGTCGTGCCGTTTGCGGCCTTTCTCCTGTGGTATCGGGCTGCCCATCATGATAAAAGGTTTGCCCGCGGCATCCTCTACAATAAGGCCTTTGGTGCGGATGATTTCTTGATTCCCGGATTTGAATGAGACCAGGAGTCCAACAGCAAGGCATCCCGCCAAAGCCATGAGCGCGATGCGCAGTTGGCGCACCTGTCTCTGAAGCGATTCAATTTGATTTTCCATAAGATTATTTCTGTTGATGATGAACTTGTCTTATTGCGGCTCGTTGAAATTTCCCAGTTTCCTGACAATTGAAACCACTGTCGTTGCGATGATTGCCCCTGAAAAAGCCAGAAAGATATCTTTCTGGGCATCCCAGATGTCGCCCTGAGTGCCGAGGTAAGCGGCGCCCTGTTCCTTAAAAAGGATGTCGGCAACGGCCCATTCGATCAGCTCATAGAAAGCACTGATCGACAGGGTGATCTCTATCGGCAAGGTCCAGGCCACCCAGGCAGGGAATTTCAGCCATTTGAGAAACATTTCGCGCATGGGGTAGGCCAGCAGGAATCCGAAGCTGAAGTGCACAATGCGGTCGTAATGGTTCCTTTGTAAATCCAGGACATCTTTCAGCCAGTATCCGAAGGGATTTTCAGCATAAGTATATTTCGAGCCATACACATGCAGGCACAAATAGATGCAAATCAACAGATAACTGAGGTCGCTGAACTGGTATTTCCTGTGCGTAAAGGTAAGGAAGCCCAGAAACAGGAAAACCAGGGTGTTTTCCAGAAACCAGTTTGACGTGTCCGTAGTCCCTATAAATGAATTGATCCAGCAACCGATGAAAACAGCGCAAAAAAGCTGCAGCCATCGGTTTTGCTTAAACTTTTTTCTGTCGGTGGAAATGGCGATGGTGAAGGACATAGCTTAATTTTTTACTTCGGTCAGGAATTGCGAATAATACAGGTTTCGGTAGTGACCGCCTTCAATGCTGAGCAACTGTTGATGGGTGCCGTGTTCTACGATCAGCCCTTTGTCCATCACTACAATCCTATCGGCGTTGATGATGGTGGCGAGGCGGTGCGCAATGACTATGGATGTGCGCCCTTTGGTGATGGTCTCGGTCGCGCGCTGTATCAGTTCTTCGGAATAGGTGTCAATTGAAGATGTCGCCTCATCAAGCACCAAAATCGCAGGATTGCTCACGTAAGCGCGCAGGAAAGCGATGAGCTGGCGTTGGCCAGATGACAGCATGGCGCCGCGCTCCCTGACGTTGTAGTCGTAATTTTCGGGAAGGCTCATGATAAAGTCATGAATGCCGATTTTCTTCGCGGCGTTAATGACTTGCTCCCTGCTGATGCCGGCGTGGTTCAGCGTAATATTGTTCAGGATGGTATCGGCAAAAAGGAAAACGTCCTGCAAAACCACCCCGATCTGATTCCGAAGCGATTCCAGCCTAAAATCCCTGATGTTATGGCCATCAATGCAGATTTTTCCGCTGTTGATTTCATAGAACCTGTTCATCAGGTTGATGATGGTCGACTTTCCGGCACCCGTGGCCCCGACAATGGCAATGGTCTCTCCCGCATTTACCTTCAAATTGATGCCTTTGATGACTTCTTCATTCTCAATATACCCGAAATGCACATCACGGAATTCGATGTGTCCCTCAAACGCGGGCGCCTCGATTGTACCGTCCTGCTGTACCTGGTCTTCGCTGTCGAGGATGTCGAAGACACGATTGGCTGCAATCATTCCCATCTGCATTTCGTTGAATTTGTCCGCAATCTGGCGCAAAGGATTGAACAACATCGTGATAAACATGGTGTATGAAAACAGGTCACCAAAGGTCGTTGTCGTGTCGCCGCCTAAAATGCGCAATCCGCCATACCAAACCACACATCCCAGTGTAAGTGCAGAGATCATGTCGGCAATCGGGAAGAAGATGGAGTTGTACCATACGGTCTTGATCCACGCTTTGCGGTGGCGGTCGTTGATGTCGCGGAACTTGTCATACTCTATCTGCTCGCGGTGAAAAAGCTGTACGATTTTCATACCCGTAACACGTTCCTGTACGAAGGTATTCAGGTTTGACAGCTCGTTGCGCACCTGCTCAAAGGCCAACTGCATTTTCTTCTGGAAAATGCGTGTGATATATACCAGGATCGGCATGGCAACGATCACGATCCAGCTGAGTTTCCAGTTCAGGTAAAACATCAGGAACAGCAACGCGACCATCTTGGCGAGATCGCTCAGGATCATGAAAAGGCCCTGGCTGAATATTTTTGCGATGGCTTCAATATCCGAAACCGTGCGCGTCACGAGCTGGCCCACAGGCGCCATGTCAAAATATTTCATCCGGAAGCTGAAGATGTGGCGGAACAGTTTGTTCCGGATGTCACGGATGATATCCTGCCCCAGCCAGTTCGCCCAATAGACGAAGTAAAACTGGGAAAGCACTTCCATGATGAGCGCGCCACCCATAGCAATAATATAATACAGCAAGCCCAGTTCGTCCTTTTTGGCGATGTAATTGTCGATGGTGCCCTTCAGTAAAGCGGGGCGCAGTGCCGCGAAAACCGCGAGGAACACCGCCCAGACAATGACGCCGTTAAAGCGCCTGCGATACGGCTTGGTGTAGGCCATAATGCGTTTGAATACGCGGGAATCGAATGCTTTTGCGCTCATTTAGTCAGATGTTAGCGGTGCCGGTATTGGACTTTTCTACTATGTAATCGTATGTTATTGCTGTCAGGAAGAGGCCTTGTGCAGGCACAGAAAATCCGGCTTTGCTGCGGTCTTTGCTCTCAATGATGGCTTTCAGGCCTTCGATCGGAATTTTACCCCGGCCGATGTTTACTAAAGTACCAACAATCGCGCGGACCATATTGCGCAGGAAACGATCGGCAGATATCGTAAAGACCAACCGGTCGTCCTGTTCCTGCCAGTATGCCTCAGCGATGCGGC
The nucleotide sequence above comes from Flavobacterium magnum. Encoded proteins:
- a CDS encoding cysteine desulfurase family protein → MKKIYLDNAATTQVRPEVIAEMSRILADDFGNPSSSHSFGRVSRNTIELSRKAIAAQLHAQAGEIIFTSGATEANNWIIRNAVTHLSVGRIITSKIEHHAVLHAVERMETEFGTAIDFVKILPDGSVDLNHLEALLSQEISTLVSLMHVNNETGVITDIAAVAEISKRHGAFFHSDTVQSIGKIEIDLQQIPVDFLVASAHKFHGPKGIGFAFIRKGLSINPVFFGGEQEKGLRPGTESVHNIAGMARAFELSYAHLKEESNHINDLKQYAVRRLSAQFPQMKINGNPDATLYNIINVLLPFSPEKTSMILFNLDIKGIAVSRGSACQSGSPKPSHVLAEMLEAADLEKPSLRISFSHYNTIEDIDELVNALQLI
- a CDS encoding porin family protein produces the protein MKNFLLSAVIFCGLTTVASAQAKGDFEMAVGVGVNFSTVQDANLQADTGTGFNFSVGGDYYFSDRWSLKAKLYYDQKGWDGGFFTDANGDTFPADYNVNYLTVPVMANWHFGKKRNWYLNFGPYAGFLMSAKESSADTDVKDFFKSSDFGLALGIGVKIPVSDKMKIFIEYDEQAGLSDIAKNNDGSAIRNDRGSFNVGLNFMLK
- a CDS encoding alpha-amylase family glycosyl hydrolase, which codes for MKPFYKSIGLLAALSLGSCNHVPEKKPEKGNDLSVYEPKEYVEVKHPDWSKNATIYEVNIRQYTHEGTFKAFESHLPRLKAMGIDIIWLMPIHPIGVEKRKGTLGSEYSVKDYFGVNPEFGTAADFRRLVDSIHAMGMHIIIDWVANHSSWDNPLAKQHPDWYTKTPEGHFQPTPWYDWDDVIDFDYDKPELRKYMTGALVHWVRDFNIDGYRCDTAGFVPTDFWDNARAELDAIKPVFMLAEWESRDLHKKAFDMTYSWTLFEKMTAVTKDKKGSAGLVEYMAHDVSTFPRNGYRMLFTDNHDMNSWNGNMVANFGDGLKASMVLCATINGMPLVYGGQEAGLSRSLKFFDKDEINWSAFPYAPLYTKLFALKHSNRALWNGNEGGVMIRIFNDKPEQVISFSRTQGKDRVIAIVNYSSKPATATLDSKYQKGSYTELFSGNKVTLAGADVFKLAPWEYLVLVK
- a CDS encoding SPFH domain-containing protein, which codes for MTTMLASYWWVLLILLGILMYKFVLRVFFGMVIVPEDKIGLVTKKFVLFGAEKSLPDGRIIATKGEAGFQAKTLAPGLYWGMWIWQYSVDMTAFTIIPEGKIGLVLSKDGEEIPTGHILARKVDCDNFQDATAFLNNSGQKGRQTAFITTGSYRINTFLFEIIVSDQIKIFENMIGIVTALDGEPIPQGQIAGKYIDGHNNFQDFDKFLELGGNRGLQPQIMLAGSYYINPWAVLIEQNPMTDVPIGYVGVVISYIGEDGKDVTGDSFKHGNIVSKGQRGVWMEPLGPGKYALNKYTTKLEPVPTTNLVLNWANARSESHNLDKNLSTITVRSKDGFPFNLDVAQIIHVPANEAPKVIARFGSMNNLVSQVLEPTIGNYFRNSAQDSDVISFLSTRKERQESAKNHIKLVLDEYNVNAVDTLIGDIVPPESLMKTLTDRKIAEEEQKTYQTQRMAQEQRQGVEKETAIADMQKEIVRASQSVEIAQRTADATVKKAEGDATSLKLSVNAEAEATKMRANAEAEATKARAGAQAEATKLNASAEAEKISKTGLAEAEKIMAIGKSTAEAYQLQVSAMGGDNFTKYKITEEIGKGKIKVIPDVLISGNNGTDGSISGLLGMKLMEMMDARDDTKTRDGKAQPGNEA
- the lpdA gene encoding dihydrolipoyl dehydrogenase; translated protein: MKYDIIVLGSGPGGYVTAIRASQLGFKVAVIEKESLGGICLNWGCIPTKALLKSAQVFDYLKHASDYGLTIKEYDKDFNAVISRSRGVADGMSKGVQFLMKKNKIDVIEGAGKIKPGKKVAVDNNGTVTEYSADHIIIATGARSRELPNLPQDGEKVIGYRQAMTLPEQPKSMIVVGSGAIGVEFAHFYNSMGTDVTIVEFLPNIVPLEDEEVSKQMERSMKKAGVKIMTNASVEKVDISGNGVKATVKTAKGEEILEADIVLSAVGIKSNIENIGLEEVGIATDRDKILVNDFYQTNIPGYYAIGDVVPGPALAHVASAEGITCVEKIAGLHVDKIDYGNIPGCTYAAPEIASVGMTEKQAKEKGYELKIGKFPFSASGKAKAAGAADGFVKVIFDARYGEWLGCHMIGAGVTDMIAEAVVARKLETTGHEIIKSIHPHPTMSEAIMEAAAAAYDEVIHL
- a CDS encoding DUF2238 domain-containing protein, which codes for MSFTIAISTDRKKFKQNRWLQLFCAVFIGCWINSFIGTTDTSNWFLENTLVFLFLGFLTFTHRKYQFSDLSYLLICIYLCLHVYGSKYTYAENPFGYWLKDVLDLQRNHYDRIVHFSFGFLLAYPMREMFLKWLKFPAWVAWTLPIEITLSISAFYELIEWAVADILFKEQGAAYLGTQGDIWDAQKDIFLAFSGAIIATTVVSIVRKLGNFNEPQ
- a CDS encoding ABC transporter ATP-binding protein, encoding MSAKAFDSRVFKRIMAYTKPYRRRFNGVIVWAVFLAVFAALRPALLKGTIDNYIAKKDELGLLYYIIAMGGALIMEVLSQFYFVYWANWLGQDIIRDIRNKLFRHIFSFRMKYFDMAPVGQLVTRTVSDIEAIAKIFSQGLFMILSDLAKMVALLFLMFYLNWKLSWIVIVAMPILVYITRIFQKKMQLAFEQVRNELSNLNTFVQERVTGMKIVQLFHREQIEYDKFRDINDRHRKAWIKTVWYNSIFFPIADMISALTLGCVVWYGGLRILGGDTTTTFGDLFSYTMFITMLFNPLRQIADKFNEMQMGMIAANRVFDILDSEDQVQQDGTIEAPAFEGHIEFRDVHFGYIENEEVIKGINLKVNAGETIAIVGATGAGKSTIINLMNRFYEINSGKICIDGHNIRDFRLESLRNQIGVVLQDVFLFADTILNNITLNHAGISREQVINAAKKIGIHDFIMSLPENYDYNVRERGAMLSSGQRQLIAFLRAYVSNPAILVLDEATSSIDTYSEELIQRATETITKGRTSIVIAHRLATIINADRIVVMDKGLIVEHGTHQQLLSIEGGHYRNLYYSQFLTEVKN